A DNA window from Phragmites australis chromosome 11, lpPhrAust1.1, whole genome shotgun sequence contains the following coding sequences:
- the LOC133884422 gene encoding coronatine-insensitive protein homolog 1b isoform X3 — protein sequence MGGEAPEPQRLSRAMSFCGGIPEEALHLVMGFVDDPRDREAASLVCRRWHHIDALTRKHVTVPFCYAVSPARLLTRFPRLESLAVKGKPRASMYGLIPDDWGAYARPWVAELAAPLECLKAFHLRRMVVTDDDLVELVRARGHMLQELKLDKCTGFSTDGLRLVARSCSRSLRILFLEECQIDDKGSEWIHDLAASNSVLVTLNFHMTDLRVSPADLELLAENCKSLFSLKISDCDLSDLIGFFRVATALEEFAGGTLYEQGELTKYGNVKFPSRLCSLGLTFMGTNDMPVIFPFSVVLKKLDLQYTILTTEDHCQLIAKCPNLLVLAVR from the exons ATGGGCGGGGAGGCGCCGGAGCCGCAGCGACTCAGCCGCGCGATGAGCTTCTGCGGCGGGATTCCCGAGGAGGCGCTGCACCTGGTGATGGGGTTCGTGGACGACCCGCGCGACCGGGAGGCCGCGTCGCTGGTGTGCCGCCGGTGGCACCACATCGACGCGCTCACGCGGAAGCACGTCACCGTGCCCTTCTGCTACGCTGTATCCCCGGCGCGCCTGCTGACGCGGTTCCCGCGGCTCGAGTCGCTCGCGGTCAAGGGGAAGCCGCGCGCATCCATGTACGGGCTTATCCCCGACGACTGGGGCGCGTACGCGCGGCCGTGGGTCGCCGAGCTCGCCGCGCCGCTCGAGTGCCtcaaggcgttccatctgcGCCGCATGGTCGTCACAGACGACGACCTAGTCGAGCTCGTCCGCGCCCGAGGCCACATGCTGCAGGAGCTCAAGCTCGACAAGTGCACCGGCTTCTCCACGGACGGCCTCCGCCTTGTCGCTCGCTCCTGCAG TAGGTCATTGAGGATTTTATTTCTGGAAGAATGTCAAATTGATGATAAAGGCAGTGAATGGATTCACGATCTTGCGGCCAGCAATTCTGTTCTGGTAACATTGAATTTCCACATGACTGACCTCAGAGTGTCGCCAGCTGACCTAGAGCTTCTTGCAGAGAACTGCAAGTCACTGTTTTCATTGAAGATTAGCGACTGTGATCTTTCAGACTTAATAGGTTTCTTCCGAGTTGCCACAGCTTTGGAAGAATTTGCTGGAGGGACATTGTATGAGCAGGGGGAACTCACCAAGTATGGCAATGTTAAATTTCCATCAAGACTCTGCTCCTTGGGACTTACTTTCATGGGAACAAACGATATGCCTGTTATATTTCCTTTTTCCGTGGTGCTCAAGAAGCTGGATTTACAGTACACTATCCTCACCACCGAAGATCATTGCCAGCTCATTGCAAAATGCCCGAACTTATTAGTTCTTGCAGTAAG GTGA
- the LOC133884422 gene encoding coronatine-insensitive protein homolog 1b isoform X2, producing the protein MGGEAPEPQRLSRAMSFCGGIPEEALHLVMGFVDDPRDREAASLVCRRWHHIDALTRKHVTVPFCYAVSPARLLTRFPRLESLAVKGKPRASMYGLIPDDWGAYARPWVAELAAPLECLKAFHLRRMVVTDDDLVELVRARGHMLQELKLDKCTGFSTDGLRLVARSCRSLRILFLEECQIDDKGSEWIHDLAASNSVLVTLNFHMTDLRVSPADLELLAENCKSLFSLKISDCDLSDLIGFFRVATALEEFAGGTLYEQGELTKYGNVKFPSRLCSLGLTFMGTNDMPVIFPFSVVLKKLDLQYTILTTEDHCQLIAKCPNLLVLAVRNVIGDRGLGVVADTCKKLQRLRIERGDDDPGLQEEQGGVSQVGLTAIAVGCRELEYIAAYVSDITNGALESIGTFCKKLYDFRLVLLDREERITELPLDNGVRALLRGCTKLRRFALYLRPGGLSDAGLGYVGQYSGNIQYMLLGNVGETDDGLIRFALGSVNLRKLELRSCCFSERALALAILHMPSLRYVWVQGYKASQTGRDLMFMARPFWNIEFTPPSPENADRSTEDGEPCVESQAQILAYYSLAGKRLDCPQYVVPLYPA; encoded by the exons ATGGGCGGGGAGGCGCCGGAGCCGCAGCGACTCAGCCGCGCGATGAGCTTCTGCGGCGGGATTCCCGAGGAGGCGCTGCACCTGGTGATGGGGTTCGTGGACGACCCGCGCGACCGGGAGGCCGCGTCGCTGGTGTGCCGCCGGTGGCACCACATCGACGCGCTCACGCGGAAGCACGTCACCGTGCCCTTCTGCTACGCTGTATCCCCGGCGCGCCTGCTGACGCGGTTCCCGCGGCTCGAGTCGCTCGCGGTCAAGGGGAAGCCGCGCGCATCCATGTACGGGCTTATCCCCGACGACTGGGGCGCGTACGCGCGGCCGTGGGTCGCCGAGCTCGCCGCGCCGCTCGAGTGCCtcaaggcgttccatctgcGCCGCATGGTCGTCACAGACGACGACCTAGTCGAGCTCGTCCGCGCCCGAGGCCACATGCTGCAGGAGCTCAAGCTCGACAAGTGCACCGGCTTCTCCACGGACGGCCTCCGCCTTGTCGCTCGCTCCTGCAG GTCATTGAGGATTTTATTTCTGGAAGAATGTCAAATTGATGATAAAGGCAGTGAATGGATTCACGATCTTGCGGCCAGCAATTCTGTTCTGGTAACATTGAATTTCCACATGACTGACCTCAGAGTGTCGCCAGCTGACCTAGAGCTTCTTGCAGAGAACTGCAAGTCACTGTTTTCATTGAAGATTAGCGACTGTGATCTTTCAGACTTAATAGGTTTCTTCCGAGTTGCCACAGCTTTGGAAGAATTTGCTGGAGGGACATTGTATGAGCAGGGGGAACTCACCAAGTATGGCAATGTTAAATTTCCATCAAGACTCTGCTCCTTGGGACTTACTTTCATGGGAACAAACGATATGCCTGTTATATTTCCTTTTTCCGTGGTGCTCAAGAAGCTGGATTTACAGTACACTATCCTCACCACCGAAGATCATTGCCAGCTCATTGCAAAATGCCCGAACTTATTAGTTCTTGCA GTGAGGAATGTGATTGGAGATAGAGGATTAGGGGTTGTTGCGGATACATGCAAGAAGCTCCAAAGGCTCAGAATTGAGCGAGGAGATGATGATCCAGGTTTGCAAGAAGAGCAGGGAGGTGTTTCTCAAGTAGGCTTGACGGCTATAGCCGTAGGTTGCCGTGAACTGGAATACATAGCTGCCTATGTCTCTGATATAACCAACGGGGCCCTGGAATCTATTGGGACTTTCTGCAAGAAACTTTATGATTTCCGGCTTGTTCTGCTGGATAGAGAAGAGAGGATAACAGAACTGCCACTGGACAATGGCGTCCGAGCTCTGCTGAGGGGCTGCACCAAACTTCGGAGGTTTGCTCTGTACTTGAGACCAGGGGGGCTCTCAGATGCAGGTCTCGGCTACGTTGGACAGTACAGCGGAAATATCCAATACATGCTTCTGGGTAATGTTGGGGAAACAGATGATGGATTGATCCGTTTCGCATTGGGAAGTGTGAACCTGAGAAAGCTTGAACTCAGGAGTTGTTGCTTCAGCGAGCGAGCTCTGGCCCTCGCAATACTACATATGCCTTCCCTGAGGTACGTTTGGGTGCAGGGCTACAAAGCCTCTCAAACTGGCCGTGACCTCATGTTCATGGCGAGACCCTTCTGGAACATTGAATTCACGCCTCCCAGTCCCGAGAACGCAGATCGGTCGACGGAGGATGGGGAGCCTTGTGTAGAGAGTCAAGCTCAGATACTTGCATACTACTCCCTTGCCGGAAAGAGATTGGACTGCCCACAATACGTGGTCCCATTGTATCCTGCGTGA
- the LOC133884422 gene encoding coronatine-insensitive protein homolog 1b isoform X1 gives MGGEAPEPQRLSRAMSFCGGIPEEALHLVMGFVDDPRDREAASLVCRRWHHIDALTRKHVTVPFCYAVSPARLLTRFPRLESLAVKGKPRASMYGLIPDDWGAYARPWVAELAAPLECLKAFHLRRMVVTDDDLVELVRARGHMLQELKLDKCTGFSTDGLRLVARSCSRSLRILFLEECQIDDKGSEWIHDLAASNSVLVTLNFHMTDLRVSPADLELLAENCKSLFSLKISDCDLSDLIGFFRVATALEEFAGGTLYEQGELTKYGNVKFPSRLCSLGLTFMGTNDMPVIFPFSVVLKKLDLQYTILTTEDHCQLIAKCPNLLVLAVRNVIGDRGLGVVADTCKKLQRLRIERGDDDPGLQEEQGGVSQVGLTAIAVGCRELEYIAAYVSDITNGALESIGTFCKKLYDFRLVLLDREERITELPLDNGVRALLRGCTKLRRFALYLRPGGLSDAGLGYVGQYSGNIQYMLLGNVGETDDGLIRFALGSVNLRKLELRSCCFSERALALAILHMPSLRYVWVQGYKASQTGRDLMFMARPFWNIEFTPPSPENADRSTEDGEPCVESQAQILAYYSLAGKRLDCPQYVVPLYPA, from the exons ATGGGCGGGGAGGCGCCGGAGCCGCAGCGACTCAGCCGCGCGATGAGCTTCTGCGGCGGGATTCCCGAGGAGGCGCTGCACCTGGTGATGGGGTTCGTGGACGACCCGCGCGACCGGGAGGCCGCGTCGCTGGTGTGCCGCCGGTGGCACCACATCGACGCGCTCACGCGGAAGCACGTCACCGTGCCCTTCTGCTACGCTGTATCCCCGGCGCGCCTGCTGACGCGGTTCCCGCGGCTCGAGTCGCTCGCGGTCAAGGGGAAGCCGCGCGCATCCATGTACGGGCTTATCCCCGACGACTGGGGCGCGTACGCGCGGCCGTGGGTCGCCGAGCTCGCCGCGCCGCTCGAGTGCCtcaaggcgttccatctgcGCCGCATGGTCGTCACAGACGACGACCTAGTCGAGCTCGTCCGCGCCCGAGGCCACATGCTGCAGGAGCTCAAGCTCGACAAGTGCACCGGCTTCTCCACGGACGGCCTCCGCCTTGTCGCTCGCTCCTGCAG TAGGTCATTGAGGATTTTATTTCTGGAAGAATGTCAAATTGATGATAAAGGCAGTGAATGGATTCACGATCTTGCGGCCAGCAATTCTGTTCTGGTAACATTGAATTTCCACATGACTGACCTCAGAGTGTCGCCAGCTGACCTAGAGCTTCTTGCAGAGAACTGCAAGTCACTGTTTTCATTGAAGATTAGCGACTGTGATCTTTCAGACTTAATAGGTTTCTTCCGAGTTGCCACAGCTTTGGAAGAATTTGCTGGAGGGACATTGTATGAGCAGGGGGAACTCACCAAGTATGGCAATGTTAAATTTCCATCAAGACTCTGCTCCTTGGGACTTACTTTCATGGGAACAAACGATATGCCTGTTATATTTCCTTTTTCCGTGGTGCTCAAGAAGCTGGATTTACAGTACACTATCCTCACCACCGAAGATCATTGCCAGCTCATTGCAAAATGCCCGAACTTATTAGTTCTTGCA GTGAGGAATGTGATTGGAGATAGAGGATTAGGGGTTGTTGCGGATACATGCAAGAAGCTCCAAAGGCTCAGAATTGAGCGAGGAGATGATGATCCAGGTTTGCAAGAAGAGCAGGGAGGTGTTTCTCAAGTAGGCTTGACGGCTATAGCCGTAGGTTGCCGTGAACTGGAATACATAGCTGCCTATGTCTCTGATATAACCAACGGGGCCCTGGAATCTATTGGGACTTTCTGCAAGAAACTTTATGATTTCCGGCTTGTTCTGCTGGATAGAGAAGAGAGGATAACAGAACTGCCACTGGACAATGGCGTCCGAGCTCTGCTGAGGGGCTGCACCAAACTTCGGAGGTTTGCTCTGTACTTGAGACCAGGGGGGCTCTCAGATGCAGGTCTCGGCTACGTTGGACAGTACAGCGGAAATATCCAATACATGCTTCTGGGTAATGTTGGGGAAACAGATGATGGATTGATCCGTTTCGCATTGGGAAGTGTGAACCTGAGAAAGCTTGAACTCAGGAGTTGTTGCTTCAGCGAGCGAGCTCTGGCCCTCGCAATACTACATATGCCTTCCCTGAGGTACGTTTGGGTGCAGGGCTACAAAGCCTCTCAAACTGGCCGTGACCTCATGTTCATGGCGAGACCCTTCTGGAACATTGAATTCACGCCTCCCAGTCCCGAGAACGCAGATCGGTCGACGGAGGATGGGGAGCCTTGTGTAGAGAGTCAAGCTCAGATACTTGCATACTACTCCCTTGCCGGAAAGAGATTGGACTGCCCACAATACGTGGTCCCATTGTATCCTGCGTGA